The Triticum aestivum cultivar Chinese Spring chromosome 6D, IWGSC CS RefSeq v2.1, whole genome shotgun sequence genomic sequence CGTCACTGCCATATGCACAAATTGGAAAAGAAGCAAATCCAAATGAAGAAACAAAGTTGAAAAGTTCTCAAATCGAGACAAAGCAACAGCAAAAAGAGCTAAGCAACTGGCAGTCACGCATTGATTCATTGTTCAGCTAACTATTCGTTCTAATCAGCACTGTAGTATACATATATAGGTATTGCAACTTATAGTCGATGAAATAGTAGAAGCAGACCGCCACAAGCATGATAATATAGGATAAATAGGCATATGGCAAATATTAACTGGACAATGCAGTGAGATTTCCATTACCAACATCACAGTCAATTACAGATACTAGATCAGGTCTTCTTCTTAGCATGCATACTGAATAAACGGATCACAGCTACTGGGAAACACGAAAAAAAAAGGAGGGCTGGCGCGAGACGACCTAGATCTACTTCTCGGAGGAGTTGGGGCCGCGCTTCTTGCCGAAGCCGACGACGGCGGTGACGAAGCGGCGGTTGTACTGGATGCGCTTGTGGGCGCGGCCGCGCGGCTGCTTCTTCTTGTCCTGCTTCGCCACCTTGGGCGTCTGGCCCCGCACCTTTCCGGCGCGAGCCAGCGATCCGTGCACCTTACCTGAAGGCAGGCACCACCGCCGCGTCAGCACCGACAACCACGACAACAGTAGAGCAGATAGGGGTCGAGGGGGGGCAGATCGTTACCCATGGCGGCTGCGGCGGTGGAGCGGCGGGCGCTTCGGCGAGGAGAACGGagggcgctcgggcggcggcggcgtcggcggcttcTGCTGATGGGAGGTGTGCCCTAGATGGGTGGGGGATTTTATAGAGGCGAGGGCTCCGTTGCTATGCGGGCCGTGGGCTGGCAGGCCCGTGGGAAATGGTCCGGTGTTGGGCTTGGAGATGTGGCCCGTTAGGGGCCCGTAAAAGAGGTGGGGAGTGGgaaccccctccctcctcctcctccacccacGAGAGAACAGaaccctcggcggcggcggcggcggcgggcgagcacGGGAGCGAGctcagcggcggcggaggagataGAGAGGGGGCGAGATGCCGCGGCCGGAGGTGCAGGCGCCGCCGGAGATATTCTACAACGAGTCGGAGGCGCGCAAGTACACCACCTCCTCCCGCATCATCGAAATCCAGGCAAGCAGCCCAAGCCCCCCTCTCGTCGTGTGTTGTGTGGGGAGCTCCGGCGGTTCGTGGTGAGGCTGACCCGggttatcttcttcttcctcttcgcagGCGAGGATCTCGGAGAGGGCGCTGGAGCTGCTCGCGCTCCCCGACGACGGCGTCCCCAAGATGCTGCTCGACATCGGTCAG encodes the following:
- the LOC123146006 gene encoding 40S ribosomal protein S30 — encoded protein: MGKVHGSLARAGKVRGQTPKVAKQDKKKQPRGRAHKRIQYNRRFVTAVVGFGKKRGPNSSEK